In a genomic window of Streptomyces koelreuteriae:
- the aceA gene encoding isocitrate lyase: MAEARTQAAEELARRWATDPRWQGIERTYTAEDVVRLSGSVREEQTLARRGAERLWRQLHELDYVHALGALTGGQAVQQVKAGLQAIYLSGWQVAADANQAGHTYPDQSLYPANSVPQVVRRINNALLRADQIATAEGAGDTTDWLAPIVADAEAGFGGPLNAFELTKGMIAAGAAGIHYEDQLASEKKCGHLGGKVLVPTSQHVRTLNAARLAADLSDTPTVIIARTDALAANLITSDVDERDAEFVTGERTAEGFYRVRNGMASVIARGLAYAPYADLIWVETGTPDLAQAREFAEAIHAQYPDKMLAYNCSPSFNWKAALDDDQIAKFQRELGAMGYKFQFITLAGFHSLNHGMFDLARGYAEHGMTAYVDLQEREFAAQAQGFTAVKHQREVGTGYFDLVSTAVNPTSSTTALSGSTEEEQFH; this comes from the coding sequence ATGGCAGAGGCGAGGACGCAGGCAGCCGAGGAACTCGCGCGGCGCTGGGCCACCGATCCCCGGTGGCAGGGCATCGAGCGCACCTACACCGCCGAGGACGTGGTGCGGCTCTCCGGCAGTGTCCGTGAGGAGCAGACCCTGGCCCGGCGCGGCGCCGAGCGGCTGTGGCGCCAGCTGCACGAGCTCGACTACGTCCACGCCCTGGGCGCGCTCACCGGCGGCCAGGCCGTGCAGCAGGTCAAGGCCGGGCTCCAGGCCATCTACCTCTCCGGCTGGCAGGTCGCGGCCGACGCCAACCAGGCCGGCCACACCTACCCCGACCAGAGCCTGTACCCGGCCAACTCCGTGCCCCAGGTGGTGCGCCGGATCAACAACGCGCTGCTGCGCGCCGACCAGATCGCCACCGCCGAGGGCGCCGGCGACACCACCGACTGGCTCGCCCCGATCGTCGCCGACGCGGAGGCCGGGTTCGGCGGCCCGCTGAACGCCTTCGAGCTGACCAAGGGCATGATCGCGGCGGGCGCGGCCGGCATCCACTACGAGGACCAGCTCGCCTCGGAGAAGAAGTGCGGTCACCTCGGCGGCAAGGTCCTGGTGCCGACCTCCCAGCACGTCCGCACCCTGAACGCGGCCCGGCTCGCCGCCGACCTCTCCGACACGCCCACGGTGATCATCGCCCGCACCGACGCGCTCGCCGCGAACCTGATCACCAGCGATGTCGACGAGCGTGACGCCGAGTTCGTGACCGGTGAGCGCACGGCGGAGGGCTTCTACCGGGTCCGCAACGGCATGGCGTCGGTCATTGCCCGCGGCCTGGCCTACGCCCCCTACGCCGACCTCATCTGGGTCGAGACCGGCACCCCGGACCTCGCGCAGGCCCGTGAGTTCGCCGAGGCGATCCACGCCCAGTACCCGGACAAGATGCTGGCGTACAACTGCTCGCCGTCCTTCAACTGGAAGGCCGCGCTGGACGACGACCAGATCGCCAAGTTCCAGCGCGAACTGGGCGCCATGGGCTACAAGTTCCAGTTCATCACCCTGGCCGGCTTCCACTCCCTCAACCACGGCATGTTCGACCTCGCCCGCGGCTACGCCGAGCACGGCATGACCGCCTATGTCGACCTCCAGGAGCGGGAGTTCGCCGCGCAGGCGCAGGGCTTCACCGCCGTCAAGCACCAGCGCGAGGTCGGCACCGGCTACTTCGACCTGGTCTCCACCGCCGTCAACCCCACCTCCTCCACGACCGCGCTCTCCGGTTCCACGGAGGAGGAGCAGTTCCACTAG
- a CDS encoding AAA family ATPase translates to MVGTEETRLVVLRGNSASGKSSVAAALRERFGRGLALVGQDNLRRIVLRERDRPGAANIGLIDLTARYALDAGFHVVVEGILYADRYGYMLARLRAEHRGPTHGYYLDVPFAETLARHAGKPIADEVGEAQLRDWHRPLDLLPGGIESVIGADSALHETVDRIMLETGLDRLPALDR, encoded by the coding sequence ATGGTGGGCACAGAAGAAACCCGGCTGGTCGTCCTGCGCGGCAACAGCGCCTCGGGCAAGTCGTCCGTCGCGGCCGCGCTCCGCGAGAGGTTCGGCCGCGGCCTGGCCCTGGTCGGCCAGGACAACCTCCGCCGCATCGTCCTGCGCGAGCGCGACCGGCCCGGTGCCGCGAACATCGGCCTCATCGACCTGACGGCCCGCTACGCCCTGGACGCCGGATTCCACGTCGTCGTCGAAGGCATCCTCTACGCCGACCGCTACGGCTACATGCTGGCCCGGCTGCGCGCCGAGCACCGCGGCCCGACCCACGGCTACTACCTGGACGTACCGTTCGCCGAGACCCTGGCCCGGCACGCCGGCAAACCGATCGCCGACGAGGTCGGCGAGGCACAGTTGCGCGACTGGCACCGGCCGCTCGATCTGCTGCCCGGCGGGATCGAGAGCGTCATCGGCGCCGACAGCGCCCTGCACGAGACCGTCGACCGCATCATGCTCGAGACCGGCCTGGACCGGCTGCCCGCGCTGGATCGCTGA
- a CDS encoding nuclear transport factor 2 family protein — protein MTTPHTIAVLGLGRMGDAMATRLSAQGRHVVGWTRSGRTAGTVETTADPNEAVARADLVLLALFDGSACRQVLDEVHDALCPDAIVLNTSTVAPTEASDLARRLGPAYVHTPVLGSVRAAAAGALHLLAAGDHDAVGRARPVLDSLGTVRRVDDASTAAALKLITNSGLAGAVLALRDSLRQADALGLPRARVLDVLELGRLGGLVTAKKAFLAGESAVGAAEFTIGALAKDMALLAAASKTPLGGAAGLADTPADPEADIAVAAVAPAVADTVLEPLRAYIRGHATGDPAHFREAFLPTAHIEGIRDRAFVSWRLDEYCALFPGRPAPDEPARSRRIDAVDVHGTVATATMTLRHGADLFTDIFLLVRADEGWRIANKAYHRHS, from the coding sequence ATGACCACACCACACACGATCGCCGTCCTCGGCCTGGGGCGCATGGGCGACGCGATGGCCACCCGCCTGTCGGCCCAGGGCCGGCACGTCGTCGGCTGGACCCGCTCAGGGCGCACGGCAGGCACCGTCGAGACGACCGCAGATCCGAACGAGGCCGTGGCCAGGGCCGATCTCGTGCTCCTGGCGCTGTTCGACGGCTCGGCCTGCCGCCAGGTCCTCGACGAGGTCCATGACGCGCTGTGCCCGGACGCGATCGTGCTCAACACCAGCACCGTCGCCCCCACCGAAGCGTCGGACCTGGCCCGGCGACTCGGCCCCGCCTACGTCCACACGCCCGTGCTCGGATCCGTGCGGGCGGCCGCCGCGGGCGCCTTGCACCTGCTCGCTGCCGGTGATCACGACGCGGTCGGCCGCGCCCGGCCGGTGCTGGACTCGCTGGGCACCGTGCGCCGCGTGGACGACGCCTCCACCGCCGCCGCCCTCAAGCTGATCACCAACAGCGGTCTCGCCGGGGCGGTCCTCGCGCTGCGCGACTCGCTGCGGCAGGCCGACGCCCTCGGTCTGCCCCGCGCCCGGGTGCTGGACGTCCTCGAACTCGGCCGGCTCGGCGGACTCGTGACCGCCAAGAAAGCCTTCCTCGCCGGTGAATCGGCCGTCGGCGCCGCCGAGTTCACGATCGGCGCGCTGGCCAAGGACATGGCCCTGCTGGCCGCCGCGTCGAAGACCCCGCTGGGCGGCGCAGCCGGCCTGGCCGACACCCCCGCCGACCCCGAGGCCGACATCGCCGTCGCCGCCGTTGCTCCCGCCGTGGCGGACACCGTGCTCGAACCACTGCGCGCCTACATACGCGGACACGCCACCGGCGACCCCGCCCACTTCCGTGAGGCGTTCCTGCCCACCGCGCACATCGAGGGAATCCGCGACCGGGCGTTCGTCTCCTGGCGCCTGGACGAGTACTGCGCTCTCTTCCCGGGCCGCCCGGCCCCGGACGAACCGGCCCGCTCCCGCCGTATCGACGCCGTCGACGTCCACGGCACGGTCGCGACCGCCACCATGACGCTGCGGCACGGCG
- a CDS encoding LysR family transcriptional regulator, which produces MELTVWRTFVTVCRLGSLSAAAAELHHTQSAVSRQIAGLERQLGVPLMERHARGVRPTPAGEVFRRHALTTLTEADRAVRAARDTHDGASGRTLAVGATPSLATGIVPEAVRTLLRQAGSVRWSLLPALSPELHQRVLDGALDIAVVTDAPPGLPHDQRVERRFLGLDEMVVALPVDHPRAGRGPVHIHALADQIWAEDNDGSAALLLQHAERAGVGARIDLVAADLPGKLALVATGHAIALIPGVLTRALRTDVTTVGLVDPPARGLYTITPRHDPHPCAAPLLDHLATAFTSIRPGAAQATPLSDPARAAGPGRSRA; this is translated from the coding sequence ATGGAGCTGACGGTGTGGCGAACCTTCGTGACCGTGTGCCGCCTGGGTTCGCTGTCGGCGGCGGCCGCCGAACTCCATCACACGCAGTCGGCCGTGTCCCGGCAGATCGCCGGACTGGAGCGGCAGCTCGGTGTACCGCTGATGGAACGTCATGCGCGCGGTGTCCGTCCGACGCCCGCCGGGGAGGTGTTCCGGCGCCACGCGCTGACCACGCTGACCGAGGCCGACCGGGCCGTGCGCGCCGCGCGGGACACTCATGACGGGGCGTCCGGCCGGACGCTGGCCGTGGGTGCGACGCCTTCTCTGGCCACCGGGATCGTGCCCGAAGCCGTCCGGACGTTGTTGCGGCAGGCCGGATCCGTGCGGTGGAGCCTGCTCCCCGCCCTGAGCCCGGAACTGCATCAGCGCGTGCTCGACGGTGCTCTCGACATCGCCGTCGTCACCGACGCGCCGCCGGGGCTGCCCCATGACCAGCGGGTCGAGCGGCGTTTCCTCGGGCTGGACGAGATGGTCGTCGCGCTGCCCGTCGACCATCCGCGGGCCGGGCGCGGCCCGGTGCACATCCACGCCCTGGCCGACCAGATCTGGGCCGAGGACAACGACGGCTCGGCGGCGCTCCTGCTCCAGCACGCCGAGCGCGCCGGGGTCGGCGCCCGTATCGACCTCGTCGCGGCCGATCTGCCCGGCAAGCTGGCCCTGGTCGCGACCGGTCACGCCATCGCGCTCATACCCGGCGTGCTGACACGCGCCCTGCGAACCGACGTCACCACGGTCGGTCTGGTCGACCCTCCGGCCCGGGGCCTCTACACGATCACCCCTCGCCACGATCCGCACCCCTGCGCGGCGCCCCTGCTCGACCACCTCGCCACGGCGTTCACCTCGATCCGCCCGGGGGCGGCCCAGGCCACGCCGCTCAGCGATCCAGCGCGGGCAGCCGGTCCAGGCCGGTCTCGAGCATGA
- a CDS encoding short-chain fatty acyl-CoA regulator family protein produces the protein MSKIYAGPRLRRLREERRMSQAELARVLAISPSYLNQMEHDSRPLTVPVLLKLTEAFGVDPGFFSERDTSRLMADLRETLSGEIAEARVSPNDLAELASRMPEVAQVLLDLGRRNQRLSERLVGAADGQGVASSPHEEIRDFFYRRQNYLHETDLAAEQLAGEISIRPGEVVRALTARLADSHGVRLAATTGDRLHHYDEAARTLHLSARLRPGQRAFRMAIQLALLEYGDELDRQAADDFPADSPTHALARIGIANYFAAALILPYTAFHTAAEEFRYDIERLTDRYGLGYETVCHRLSTLQRPRLRGVPFSFVRVDRAGNMSKRQSATGFHFSRAGGTCPLWNVYEAFAAPGRIHVQIAEMPDGQRYLWTARAVTRHRGGWGEPGKTFAIGLGCEIRHAHRVVYSDGLDLANASAATPIGMGCRVCERLECPQRAVPPLGRALRIDQNSSTFVPYPVADPTR, from the coding sequence GTGAGCAAGATCTACGCGGGCCCGCGGCTGCGGCGGCTGCGCGAGGAGCGCCGGATGAGCCAGGCGGAGCTGGCCCGTGTGCTGGCGATCTCGCCCAGCTATCTGAACCAGATGGAGCACGACTCCCGGCCGCTCACCGTCCCGGTCCTGCTGAAGCTGACCGAGGCCTTCGGCGTCGACCCGGGCTTCTTCTCCGAGCGCGACACGAGCCGGCTGATGGCGGATCTGCGCGAGACGCTGTCGGGCGAGATCGCCGAGGCCCGGGTGTCCCCGAACGACCTCGCCGAACTGGCCTCCCGGATGCCGGAGGTCGCCCAGGTCCTGCTCGACCTCGGCCGCCGCAACCAGCGGTTGTCCGAGCGGCTCGTCGGAGCCGCCGACGGCCAGGGCGTGGCGTCCTCACCCCACGAGGAGATCCGGGACTTCTTCTACCGCCGCCAGAACTACCTGCACGAGACCGACCTCGCGGCCGAACAACTCGCCGGGGAGATCAGCATCCGGCCCGGCGAGGTCGTCCGCGCCCTCACCGCCCGACTCGCCGACAGCCACGGCGTCCGCCTCGCCGCCACCACCGGCGACCGGCTGCACCACTACGACGAAGCGGCCCGCACCCTCCATCTGTCGGCCCGACTCCGCCCGGGACAGCGGGCGTTCCGGATGGCCATCCAACTCGCCCTGCTCGAATACGGCGACGAACTCGACCGCCAGGCCGCCGACGACTTCCCCGCCGATTCCCCCACCCACGCCCTGGCCCGGATCGGCATCGCCAACTACTTCGCCGCCGCCCTGATCCTCCCGTACACCGCCTTCCACACGGCGGCCGAGGAGTTCCGCTACGACATCGAACGCCTCACCGACCGCTACGGCCTCGGCTACGAGACGGTCTGCCACCGGCTGAGCACTCTGCAACGCCCCCGGCTGCGCGGTGTGCCCTTCTCGTTCGTCCGCGTCGACCGGGCCGGCAACATGTCCAAGCGGCAGTCCGCGACCGGGTTCCACTTCTCCCGGGCCGGGGGCACCTGCCCGCTGTGGAACGTCTACGAGGCGTTCGCCGCCCCCGGCCGCATCCACGTCCAGATCGCCGAAATGCCCGACGGGCAGCGGTACTTGTGGACCGCCCGGGCGGTCACCCGGCACCGCGGCGGCTGGGGCGAACCCGGCAAGACCTTCGCCATCGGCCTCGGCTGCGAGATCCGCCACGCCCACCGGGTCGTCTATTCCGACGGCCTCGACCTCGCCAACGCCTCGGCCGCCACCCCCATCGGCATGGGCTGCCGCGTCTGCGAACGCCTCGAATGCCCCCAACGCGCGGTGCCACCCCTCGGCCGCGCACTGCGGATCGACCAGAACAGCAGCACGTTCGTGCCCTATCCGGTGGCGGACCCGACGAGGTGA